The region ACAAACCGGTCGCGCAGCTTCTCCACCTCGTAGCCAAGTTCCGGATCGCCCGCGATCCACCGCAGACGAACCAGCGCTAACCGCTCAAATGCGTGCGGCGGGCTCGACGCTTTCGCCCCATTGCCCACCTTACGCTGTGTACCCGTCCCGGTCGTCGCCGGGTCGTAATACCGTCGGAACTGGTCGAGGCTCACCGCCAGTGGGCCGTCATTGCCGTACGGCCGAAGGCGAAGGTCGATTTCGAAAATGCCTTCGCGCTTCGTCTTGAGAAACTGCGTCGTGTCGCGCACGAGCGTTTCGTAAAACTCGGTGTTGGAGATCGGCTCACGCTTACCCCCCGCCGTCTGACCTGCGTCACCCATACCCGGATAGACGAACAGCAACTCAAGGTCGGATGCATAGCCCAGCGCGACGCCGCCGAGTTTGCCCAGGCCAAACACCGCATAAGGCCACGTCTGCCCGAACGTTTTCCCATCGACAAACTCGGTCTGCACCTTTTCAAAGCACGGCCGACCAAACGAGCGGACCAGATCCTCAAACACCAACCGTGTCGCGGCGTCGATGAGGTTCTCTGCCAACGTGGTGAGGTGGGCGCTCAGGTCGCGAAAGTCGACGCCTGGTGTGAGAATGTGATCGAGGTCGATCAGAAAGGTTTCGCGACTCTTGAACCGGTTAAGCCGATCCTGCTGCTCGGCGAGGCCCATCGCGCCATCGAGCGTTTCGGCAAGTCGCAGCGGCAGCGTTTCCATCGGCTCACAAAACCGCTTGCCCTGCAAATGCAAACCAATCACGCTGAGCACCGACTCGTACTGCCCGCGAATAAAGTCTTCCCAAAGGTAGTCGCTCATGCCCAGCAGTCGAGCAAGGCTGTGCAACGCGCGCGGGTCGGCGAGCAGGTCAAGCCAACCTTCCACCACCGTCGGCTCGCCTTCGCTTGGCTGCTCAAGCAACTCGGAGATCAGTTGCCCGAAACGTTGCAGCGCGGTGAATGGGTCCGGCGCCTGACCAAGGAAGTAGCTGAACTGTTTCGTGAGCACGACCGAAAGCTTCACGCGACGAAGCGTCTCTTCGGGCAGCGGCTCGTGCGTGGCCGGGTCTGCCAGGTCAATCTCGTCACGGATGTAACCGCCCGCCGCGTTGCGGATGCGCACCCGGCGGATGTCGAACCCGCGCAACGACAAGGCCGTGCTCAGCGTGTAAAGAAACGCAGGCGTGTCCTCGCCCACGATTGCGATCCGCGTCTGCTTGTCCGCCAGCGGCGTCAGGTCGAGGTCCACCGGCAGCAGCAACTTCTCCGGCGGCGTGTTCAGCTCCAGCAGGCGTTGGGTGACCATCTCGTTCACGCGTTTCTTCGCCTGCTCGATACGGCCCTCTTCGCCGGTCTCCAGCAGCATGATCGCATCGCGCACCGTCGACTCGAACCGCTCGCGCCAGGCGTCAAACGTATCGCCCTCGTCGACCAGTCGGCCGACGAAATGATCGACAATCAAACCTCGTCGATTCGGGTCCGACCCCGTCGGCAACGTCCACCGCCGACCGCCGATCTGCCGACGGCGCGTCGTGCCCGTCGGCTTCGTTTCGCCCTTGACCACCGGCAACGTGAACACATCGCCTGACACGATCGACAGCCCCGTGCCCGCCAGCACACCTGTCAGCAGTGAAAACTCGAACGGATGATCAAACGCCAGCACCGTGCAGACGACGTGGCCCTCTTCGTCCTGCTCGACCAGCGTCCGCACCGGCTCGTCTTTGTTCAGTTGCAGCAGCTGTTGAAAATGCGACGCCACCGTCGCGGCGTCGAAGCGATGAAGATATTCGTCATCGACCCGCCGAAGCATCGCCTCAACCCGGTCGGCGTCGGCAGGTGAACAGTGAGCCTTGATAGCTTGAGCATCGACAGTCATGGCATCTTTCTACATGATAGAGTGTCCGGTCGGTTCGTACAGACAACTCACACACTGCACATGCCACCCACACCCGAGCAGCCCGACGCCAACCCCGCGCCCACCGGCCACCCGGTCATGGCCAAGCTGCGCCTCGAACCGTTCCGCATCCAGGGCCTCTCCGTCGCCGGCGAACACACCATCGTCCAGGTGCCCGAACTCGAACTCTGCTTCGACATGGGCCTCTGCCCCCGCGAAACGCTCGTCAGCAAGACCATCGCCATCTCCCACGGCCACATCGACCACGTCGCCGGCCTCAGCTACTACCTCTGCCAACGCCAGCGGATGAACCTCGGCCCGGCTCGCCTGGTCTGCCACCCCAACCTCGAAGCACCGCTGCGCGATCTCGTCCAGGCCAGCGCGGCGCTCGACGCGCATCAGGCTGATGTCAACATCACACCGCTGAAGCATGACGACGAACTGCACCTGCACGACGCGTTACACCTTCGCGCGTTTGAAACCCGCCACACCGTGCCTTCGCTGGGCTACGTCGTCTACGAGCGGCGCAAGCGTCTGCGCAAGGAAGTCGCTCACCTGCCCTTCGAACGGCTCGAAGCGTTGCAGGCCCGCGGCGAGCCGGTCATGGAACGCCACAACGCGCCGCTGCTCTGCTACACCGGCGACACTGACTGGGGGCCGCACTTTCAACGCAGCGACGTCCAACGCGCCAAGGTGCTCATCACCGAGTGCACCTTTCTTCAAGCCAGTCACCGCGAACACGCCCGACGCGGCCAGCACCTGCACCTGGACCACATCGTCTCGCTGCTTGAAATGGTGCAGGCGAAGACGGTCGTGCTGACGCATTTGCCGCGGCAATTGCCGATGGACCGGGTCCGCCGACTGCTTGCCCACGCGATTCCCGCCCGGCATCGCGAGCGGGTTGTCGTGCTGATGGACCCCGGCGGCCCGGCGGGGCCGTGACAGGCCCGTTCGCCGACATGTCCCGCTTTCGTTAAACTGTCGCCGCCTGCACGGTCGGCCGGAGAGGGGCCGAGGCCGACCGTAACCCACCCGAGCCCCAAAGGAATCGATCTTCGATGAGTGGCAGCACCGCCCGCCTTCAGGCCGTCTCGGCCGTAACCAACTACACGCCCTTCTCCGACCCGCTGAATTTCGTCGACACGCCGTCGCGCGAGCTGTTCGGTGAAAATGTCTTCAACGCCAACGCCATGCGCGAACGGCTACCCAAAGACATCTACAAAAAACTACTCAAGACCATCGACAACGGCGAAAAGCTCGACTACTCCATCGCCGATCAGGTCGCCTCGGCCATGAAAGACTGGGCCATCGAAAAAGGCGCGACGCATTATGCTCACGTCTTCTTCCCGCTCACCGGCCAGACCGCTGAGAAGCACGACAGCTTCCTCGAACCCGACGGCAACGGCGAAGCCATCACCGAATTCTCCGGCAAGCAACTGATCCAAGGCGAACCCGACGCCTCCAGCTTCCCCTCCGGCGGCCTGCGCGCCACCTTCGAAGCACGCGGCTACACCGCATGGGACGTCACCAGCCCCGCGTACATCCTCGAAAATCCAAACGGCACGACGCTGTGCATTCCCACCGCTTTCGTCTCGTGGACCGGCGAAGCGCTCGACAAGAAAACGCCCGTCCTCCGCTCCATGCAGGCGATCAACGAGCAAGCCCAGCGCGTGCTCAAACTGTTCGGCCACGAGAACGTCGCCCGCGTGAACGCCACCGCCGGCGCGGAACAGGAATACTTCCTGATCGACCGCAACTTCTACTTCGCCCGGCCTGACCTCGTCGCCGCCGGCCGAACGGTCTTCGGCGCACAGCCGCCCAAGGGCCAGGAACTCGACGACCACTACTTTGGCGCGATTCCCGAACGCGTGCTCGCCTGCATGCTCGACACGGAACGCGAACTCTACAAGCTCGGCGTGCCCGTCAAGACCCGCCACAACGAAGTCGCGCCCGGCCAGTACGAAGTCGCCCCGGTGTTCGAGAACGCCAACGTCGCGACCGACCACCAGCAGCTCGTGATGATCATGCTTCGTCGTGTGGCGCAGAAGTACGGCATGGAATGTCTGATGCACGAGAAGCCGTTCGCCGGCGTCAACGGCAGCGGCAAGCACGTCAACTGGTCGCTGGGCAACGCGACGCAGGGCAACCTGCTTGAGCCCGGCGACACGCCGCATGAAAACGCGCAATTCCTCGTGTTCTGTGCTGCCGTGATCCGGTCCGTGCACAAGTACGGCCACCTGCTGCGGGCGGTCATCGCCTCGGCGGGCAACGACCACCGTCTTGGTGCGAATGAAGCACCGCCCGCGATTCTGTCGATCTTCCTCGGCGATCAACTCACCGACGTGTTCGAGCAAATCAAGAAGGGGTCGCTTACCGGCTCGAAGAAGCCCGGCACGCTGACCGTCGGCGTCGACACGCTGCCGTCGCTGCCGCGACACGCCGGCGACCGCAACCGCACGAGCCCGTTCGCCTTCACCGGCAACAAGTTCGAGTTCCGCGCGGTTGGTTCGAACCAGTCGATCGCCGGCCCGCTGGTGGCGCTAAACACCATCGTCGCCGAGTCGCTGGACTACATCGCCACGGAAATCGAGAAAGAGACCAAGGGCAGCCCCAAGAAGTTCAATGCGGCTGTGCAGAAGGTCCTCAAGAAGGTGCTCGGCGATCACGACAAGGTCATCTTCAACGGCGACGGCTACTCGGAAGAGTGGCATAAGGAAGCGGAGAAGCGCGGCCTGCCGAATCTGCGCACCGCCGCCGACGCCCTGCCGGTGATCACCAGCCCGGAGGTGGTCAAGGTCTTCAAGAAGTACAACGTGCTCAACGAGCGCGAGCTGGCCAGCCGACAGGAAACGTACCTGGAGCAGTACTGCATCCAGATCGACGTCGAGAGCAAGGTCGCGCTGAAGTTGGCGCGGACGGCCATCTTCCCGGCCGCGATCCGCCATCAGCGCGAGCTGGCCGAGACGTGCGCCCACCTCAAAGCAGTGGGCTACACGTTCGACACCGACTCGCTCGATGAGGTGACCGGCCTGGTGAAGAAGTTGCAGGATGCCATCGGCGTGCTGGACAAGGCGGTCGTCAAGGGCGACGCCCTGGGCCACGACCTCAAGAAGAAGTCGGCGTTCTATCGCGACCACCTGCTGCCGGCCATGCTCAGCGTCCGCGAGCACGCCGACGCCCTTGAAGCCATCGTCGCCGACGACCTCTGGTCGCTGCCCACGTACCAGGAAATGCTGTTCATCAAGTAAAAGTTTCTCCCAATAAACCCGTGGATGAGCCTGACAAATCCGCGGAATCCGACACTCCTTCACACGACCCGCGCCACCCCGCGCGGGTCGTTTTTTGCGCGCCTACGCTGATGAAGGAGCCAACCTTCAACCGCGAGGACGAAACCATGCTGACACTGACCCACCATCGCCCGGACGCCTGGAAGTATGAGCCCGCCACCATCGCGGGCAAGCGCGTGATCATCACTGGCGGCACGACCGGCATCGGCCGAAGCACCGCCCTGCTGCTGGCCAGCCTTGGCGCAAAAGTGCTCATCTTCGGCCGACACGAACGCGAACTCAACGACGCCATCGAAACCATGCGCGACTGCGAAGACCGAGTCGTCGGCCTCACCGCCGACGTCACCCGCGAAGCCGACGTCGACCGCGTCTTCCAGACCATCGACCAGCAGTTCGGCGGCCTGGACATCCTCATCAACAACGCCGGCATCGGCGCCGGCAGCATCGACGACGCCTCGCCCGACGCATACCGACAGGTGATTGAAACCAACCTGATCGGCTACCTCGCCTGCGCTCAACGCGCCCTGTCGCGGCTGCGCGAGCAGCACGCCGGCCGAATCATCAACATCGGTTCGCTCAGTGCTAAAGGGCAAGGCCCCGACTCCGATATCTACGTCGCCACCAAGACCGCCATTCGCGGCTTCAGCGAGTCGCTCGCCCGCAAGGTGCAGAACGAAGATATCTACGTCACGCTTATTGAGCCCGGCTCGACCGGCGCGGACATCAATCCCGAGTCACCGGAAGAGGAACGCAAGCTCGAATCGCAAGGCGAGATGCTCGTCAGTGAGTGCATTGCCGAAGCGGTGCTCTGGTGCATGACACAGCCGCGTTATTGCTACGTGCCGCTGCTGCAGGTGCAGCCGCTGCATGAGAAAGTGCGATGATCGCATCGCGTAAGGAACCCCGCACCGATGCGGGCAAAACTGGACGCGGGCCCCATCGCCCTGTAGCTTGCAGGCGACGTGAACCATTGTAGAGAGGGGTCTGGCCATGCCGGAAGCAACATCTCGCTTCTCCACCGCAACCAAAGTCAAGATTGCAGTAGCCGCTGTCCTGCTTGCGCTGGGAATCGTGCTGATCATGCAGAACCTGGATCGTGTTGAGACTCAGATTTTCTTCTGGACGACGCCGGCAATGCCGCGGGCGCTGCTACTGACACTGATGCTGCTGATCGGGTTTGTCGCCGGGTCTATCAGCACGTGGTCATACCTTCGTCGCCGCTGACACTGCGGCCATCGCCCATCATTGGCCGATAAGTGACAGGTGACACCGTCCCTTGCCTCGAATGACAACGATACGCCATCGCGCCCCAGCTGGCGACGCGTGGTCGATGTCTACTTCAATCGACGCATGCTCGCGTTGGCGGGCCTCGGCTTCGCCGGCGGGCTGCCGCTGCTGCTGTCGAGCGCCACGCTCCTGGCCTGGTTGAGTGTGGCGGGCATTCGGCCGGCGACGATCGGGCTGTTCAGCCTGGCCGTCATGCCCTACGCGTTCAAGTTCGTCGTCGCCCCGCTGATGGACCGCTACGTGCCGCCGATGCTCGGCAGGCGGCGAGGCTGGCTGCTGATTACACAAACGCTCATCATGCTCACACTGCTGGGCATGGCGGTGATCGGCCCCAACGTCGCCGACCGACCCGCGCCAACCGACAACGCCGCCATGGGCGAAGCCGAGCTTGCCGAGGTGACGATTGAATCGCTGCTGCCGCGCGAGCAGGTCGAGCCCGCCGGGGGCGCGGTCCGCGATGTGCTCGCCCCCATACTCGGATGGCTCGGCTTCGACGCGGCGGCGGGCATCTCGCCCCACCTCTGGCTGCTGGCGGCGATGGCGCTGCTGCTGGCAACGTTCAGCGCGATGCAGGACGTGGTCGGCGATGCTTATCGGACAGACATCCTCGCCGCCGACGAGGTCGCCGCTGGCGCGGCCGTGTGGGTCGCCGCCTACCGCACTGCCATGATCATCACCAGCGGCGGCACGCTCATGCTCGCCCCCTGGCTGGGGTGGCCGGGCGTGTACATGGCCATGGCCGGGCTGATGCTCGTCGGCGTCGCTGCGTCGCTGCTCGGCCCCGAGCCGAGCGGCGCGGCGAGTCGGCCAGCGTCGCTGATCGAGGCGGTCTATCGCCCCGTCGTCGAGTTCATCCGACGCTTCGGCTGGCAGGTGCCCGCAGTGCTCCTGGTCGTGGCCCTGTTCCGGCTGCCCGAAGAGCTCGCACGCACGATGCGCATGACGCTGCTGCTGCAGGAAATGAACTTCAGCGAAACCGACGTCGGCATTGCCGAGTCGGCCAGCATCGCGCTGTCCATCCTCGGCGCGTTCATCGGCGGGGCGCTCGTCGTCAAGCTCGGCCTGATCCGCTCACTGCTGATCTTCGGCGCAGCAATGGCCCTCACCAACGCCGGCTACTGGCTGCTCTACGAACTCGACGGCGGCCGGGCGATGATGTTCACCGTTTCGCTCATCGACAGCTTCGCCCTGGGCCTGGTCACCGCCGGCTTCCTCGGCTTTCTGATGAGCCTCTGTGACAAACGTTTCTCCGCCTTCCAGTTCGCCCTGCTCACCAGCCTCATGCGCATCGTCGGCGCCTACCTCGGCGCCTACTCCGGCGGTCTGGTCGAAGACTTCGGCTATGGCCCGTTCTTCCTCCTTACCGTCATCGCCGGAGCCCCCGCCCTGCTGTTGCTGCTGCTCCTTCGCGGCCTGCAGCAGCGAGCCGACGCCACCGACTGAGCCTGCTTGACTTCCAGCGACGACGACGACACAATGCTTGGCTCAAATGGTCGAGTCGATCTCGACCGGTTGGGGCCGTAGCTCAATTGGGAGAGCGCTGCGTTCGCAATGCAGAGGTTGAGGGTTCGATCCCCTTCGGCTCCACTTTATAAACCCCGTAAATCACAATATTTGCGGGGTTTTCTTATGTCCTGAGTATGTACCCCCTGCCTTCTGTACCCCCATTTGTACCCCCTGCGGGAAAGTTTTCAGGGGGTACAAGGTTCGGCGGGCTGTGCTCAGGGGGTACAAGGGGGTGCGGGCCGCCTGCTACTCATGTGCTCCCCGGGCACACTGCCTGCCCGGGGCGTGGGCCTGCGATGCGATCCCCCGGCACACCGCGAAGCCGAGCACACTTTGCCGGCGTGTGCTCGAGGTCGTCATGTGCGGCGGGGGCCGGGGCAGGCAAGGCCAGCGCTTATGAATGAAGAATTTCACCGTCATGATTGCTCATGTCCATGTGGTCCATTAATCTATTACGCGTGGGTCATCCCACTTCATCTGCCCGTTAGTTTGATCTGTTCCGGGGGTTTTGACCATGTAACCTCGGCTCATACGCTGGTACATCAGCCGGGGGTTTAGTGTGTTCATGGGCT is a window of Phycisphaerales bacterium AB-hyl4 DNA encoding:
- a CDS encoding MFS transporter, which encodes MTPSLASNDNDTPSRPSWRRVVDVYFNRRMLALAGLGFAGGLPLLLSSATLLAWLSVAGIRPATIGLFSLAVMPYAFKFVVAPLMDRYVPPMLGRRRGWLLITQTLIMLTLLGMAVIGPNVADRPAPTDNAAMGEAELAEVTIESLLPREQVEPAGGAVRDVLAPILGWLGFDAAAGISPHLWLLAAMALLLATFSAMQDVVGDAYRTDILAADEVAAGAAVWVAAYRTAMIITSGGTLMLAPWLGWPGVYMAMAGLMLVGVAASLLGPEPSGAASRPASLIEAVYRPVVEFIRRFGWQVPAVLLVVALFRLPEELARTMRMTLLLQEMNFSETDVGIAESASIALSILGAFIGGALVVKLGLIRSLLIFGAAMALTNAGYWLLYELDGGRAMMFTVSLIDSFALGLVTAGFLGFLMSLCDKRFSAFQFALLTSLMRIVGAYLGAYSGGLVEDFGYGPFFLLTVIAGAPALLLLLLLRGLQQRADATD
- a CDS encoding SDR family oxidoreductase, with protein sequence MKEPTFNREDETMLTLTHHRPDAWKYEPATIAGKRVIITGGTTGIGRSTALLLASLGAKVLIFGRHERELNDAIETMRDCEDRVVGLTADVTREADVDRVFQTIDQQFGGLDILINNAGIGAGSIDDASPDAYRQVIETNLIGYLACAQRALSRLREQHAGRIINIGSLSAKGQGPDSDIYVATKTAIRGFSESLARKVQNEDIYVTLIEPGSTGADINPESPEEERKLESQGEMLVSECIAEAVLWCMTQPRYCYVPLLQVQPLHEKVR
- a CDS encoding MBL fold metallo-hydrolase, producing MPPTPEQPDANPAPTGHPVMAKLRLEPFRIQGLSVAGEHTIVQVPELELCFDMGLCPRETLVSKTIAISHGHIDHVAGLSYYLCQRQRMNLGPARLVCHPNLEAPLRDLVQASAALDAHQADVNITPLKHDDELHLHDALHLRAFETRHTVPSLGYVVYERRKRLRKEVAHLPFERLEALQARGEPVMERHNAPLLCYTGDTDWGPHFQRSDVQRAKVLITECTFLQASHREHARRGQHLHLDHIVSLLEMVQAKTVVLTHLPRQLPMDRVRRLLAHAIPARHRERVVVLMDPGGPAGP
- a CDS encoding glutamine synthetase III, whose protein sequence is MSGSTARLQAVSAVTNYTPFSDPLNFVDTPSRELFGENVFNANAMRERLPKDIYKKLLKTIDNGEKLDYSIADQVASAMKDWAIEKGATHYAHVFFPLTGQTAEKHDSFLEPDGNGEAITEFSGKQLIQGEPDASSFPSGGLRATFEARGYTAWDVTSPAYILENPNGTTLCIPTAFVSWTGEALDKKTPVLRSMQAINEQAQRVLKLFGHENVARVNATAGAEQEYFLIDRNFYFARPDLVAAGRTVFGAQPPKGQELDDHYFGAIPERVLACMLDTERELYKLGVPVKTRHNEVAPGQYEVAPVFENANVATDHQQLVMIMLRRVAQKYGMECLMHEKPFAGVNGSGKHVNWSLGNATQGNLLEPGDTPHENAQFLVFCAAVIRSVHKYGHLLRAVIASAGNDHRLGANEAPPAILSIFLGDQLTDVFEQIKKGSLTGSKKPGTLTVGVDTLPSLPRHAGDRNRTSPFAFTGNKFEFRAVGSNQSIAGPLVALNTIVAESLDYIATEIEKETKGSPKKFNAAVQKVLKKVLGDHDKVIFNGDGYSEEWHKEAEKRGLPNLRTAADALPVITSPEVVKVFKKYNVLNERELASRQETYLEQYCIQIDVESKVALKLARTAIFPAAIRHQRELAETCAHLKAVGYTFDTDSLDEVTGLVKKLQDAIGVLDKAVVKGDALGHDLKKKSAFYRDHLLPAMLSVREHADALEAIVADDLWSLPTYQEMLFIK